The proteins below are encoded in one region of Equus przewalskii isolate Varuska chromosome 1, EquPr2, whole genome shotgun sequence:
- the CHST3 gene encoding carbohydrate sulfotransferase 3: protein MEKGLALPQDCRDFLHSLRMRSKYALFLVFVVVVFVFIEKENKIISRVSDKLKQIPQSLVDANSTDPALALAENASLLSLSELDSAFTQLQSRLRNLSLQLGVEPAEEAEGEEEGQPPRPALAQPRRHVLLMATTRTGSSFVGEFFNQQGNIFYLFEPLWHIERTVSFEPGGANAAGSALVYRDVLKQLFLCDLYVLEHFISPLPEDHLTQYMFRRGSSRSLCEDPVCTPFVKKVFEKYHCKNRRCGPLNVTLAAEACRRKEHMALKAVRIRQLEFLQPLAEDPRLDLRVIQLVRDPRAVLASRMVAFAGKYETWKKWLAEGQDRLREEEVQRLRGNCESIRLSAELGLRQPAWLRGRYMLVRYEDVARRPLQKAREMYHFAGIPLTPQVEDWIQKNTQAARDSSGIYSTQKNSSEQFEKWRFSMPFKLAQVVQAACAPAMRLFGYKLVQDAASLTNRSVSLLEERGTFWVT, encoded by the exons ATGGAGAAAGGCCTTGCTTTGCCCCAGGACTGCCGGGACTTTCTGCACAGCCTGAGGATGAGGAGCAAATATGCCCTTTTCCTGgtttttgtggtggtggtttttgtcttcattgaaaaggaaaataaaatcatatcgAG GGTCTCGGACAAGCTGAAGCAGATCCCCCAATCCCTGGTAGATGCCAATAGCACCGACCCAGCCCTGGCCTTGGCTGAGAACGCGTCCCTCTTGTCCCTGAGTGAGCTTGATTCAGCCTTCACGCAGCTGCAGAGCCGCCTGCGAAACCTCAGTCTGCAGCTGGGTGTGGAGCCAGCAGAGGAGGccgagggggaggaggaggggcagccgCCCAGGCCCGCCCTGGCCCAGCCCCGGCGCCATGTGCTCCTCATGGCCACCACGCGCACCGGCTCCTCGTTCGTGGGCGAGTTCTTCAACCAGCAGGGCAACATCTTCTACCTCTTCGAGCCGCTGTGGCACATCGAGCGCACGGTGTCCTTCGAGCCGGGAGGCGCCAATGCCGCAGGCTCGGCCCTGGTCTACCGTGACGTGCTCAAGCAGCTCTTCCTGTGCGACCTGTACGTCCTGGAGCATTTCATCAGCCCCCTGCCCGAGGACCACCTGACTCAGTACATGTTCCGCCGGGGCTCCAGCCGCTCCCTCTGTGAGGACCCTGTCTGTACTCCCTTTGTCAAGAAGGTCTTTGAGAAGTACCACTGCAAGAACCGCCGCTGTGGCCCCCTCAACGTGACGCTGGCCGCCGAGGCCTGCCGCCGCAAGGAGCACATGGCCCTCAAGGCCGTGCGCATCCGACAGCTGGAGTTCCTGCAGCCGCTGGCCGAGGACCCCCGGCTGGACCTGCGCGTCATCCAGCTGGTGCGCGACCCCCGGGCCGTGCTGGCCTCCCGCATGGTGGCCTTTGCCGGCAAGTATGAGACCTGGAAGAAGTGGCTGGCCGAGGGACAGGACCGcctgagagaggaggaggtgcaGCGGCTGAGGGGGAACTGTGAGAGCATCCGCCTATCGGCGGAGCTGGGCCTGAGGCAGCCGGCCTGGCTGCGGGGCCGCTACATGCTGGTGCGCTACGAGGACGTGGCCCGCAGGCCCCTGCAGAAGGCCCGGGAGATGTACCACTTTGCAGGCATCCCCCTGACCCCGCAGGTGGAAGACTGGATCCAGAAGAACACCCAGGCGGCCCGGGACAGCAGCGGCATCTACTCCACACAGAAGAACTCCTCGGAGCAGTTTGAGAAGTGGCGCTTCAGCATGCCCTTCAAGCTGGCGCAGGTGGTGCAGGCCGCCTGTGCTCCTGCCATGCGCCTCTTTGGCTACAAGTTGGTGCAGGATGCCGCCTCCCTCACCAACCGCTCTGTCAGCCTGCTGGAGGAGCGTGGCACCTTCTGGGTCACGTAG